The following is a genomic window from Mus caroli chromosome 17, CAROLI_EIJ_v1.1, whole genome shotgun sequence.
TTTCAAAAGGGCCAAGGTAGTAGAACAACAACCTATACTGATCcctggaatacaattgaagatcCAGATAGAGGTTCAAACAGCTACAGTTATTTGACTTTTACAAGACAAAAATACATACTGggcaaaagacagaaaatggtACTTGGAAACCTGAATGTCTACAAGTGCAAAAATGAAAGGTGACTCCTAtcactctgtttttaaaaaaatcaattccaaatggatcaaagagtTCAGTGTTAGACCTGAAACTCTGAAGCTACTAGAAGATAAAGTAGGGAGTACATTCAAATACACAGGCGCAGATAAGGACGCTCTGAATAGGAGTCCAGTAGCTCAGGAATAAGGCCAACAATCAACTGCCGCCATGGTGTGGAACTTAAAAACTTTTATCCTGCACATAATCTGTCAATCAAGCAGTCTACAGAACGGGAGAAAACTCTCTACCAGCTATATCTAATAGGAGATTCCTGCAGAGAATACATTAAGTACTACAAAACTCCAAACACATGGAAAACGACCCCATTAAAAATGGCGTATGCAATGAAAGttttcaaagatgaaaaaaatcagtaagaaaattataaaaaagtgTGTAATGAAAATTTGATCAACTTCATTtcttcatcttacacctgtcagaatggccaagactaagaaaacaaataataaatgctgattaaaaaacaaactgccgggcagtggtggcgcacgcctttaatcccggcacttgggaggcagaggcaggcagatttctgagttcaaggccagcctggtctacagagtgagttccaggacagccagggctacccagagaaaccctgtcttgaaaaaccaaaccaaaccaaaccaaaccaaaccaaaccaaaccaaaccaaaccaaaccaaaccaggaaaATAGTAACCTTGACCTAATGTTGATTAGTTCAGCCATGATGGACATTAGTGTAgaggttcttttaaaaataatttaaaaatagaactgccACATGTCCTGACAATACTATTCCTGTGCACATACCCTAAGAGATAGATACTTGTACTTATGCACTCAAGGAAGTGCAATTAAAAACTGTCAATTGTTGGGTAGATAGTGAAAACTTGGTACTTATATATACGGTGGAATCTCATTCATaggtaaagaatgaaattatgaaattggAAAGAGACTTAGaactgagtgaagtaacccagacagaCTCAGTAACcagacagactcagaaagacaaacacctaACGTCCTCCCTTTTATGCAGCTCCTActcatacagtttttaaaaaagatttattttatgtatatcatagtttttaaaaaagatttattttatgtatatgaacacattGTAGCTATCtacagacacaccaaaagagggcatcggatcccattacagatggttgtgagccaccatgcggttgctgggaattgaactcaggacctctggaagaacaggcagtgctcttaaccactgagccatctctccagcccctactcaTACATTTTTATAGCAGTGTACTTGACATTGTATGCTATAAGGGTCAGGCAAATAGAAGGGGGTCACTCAAGTGTGCAACCTATCACATATgaaactgaaagagaagaaataatgaaGGTAAAAATGTGTAACAGGGAAATGGTAGAATAGGGATAAATAGGGGGAAGAAATAACCAAATACAAgcatatatgaaaatccatctagaaaattataaacttatttcaaatataaattttagaGTATGAATGGAACCACCCTCAGTGGATGAATAGTATTCCTACAAGAAGCCATGGGTTACTTAGTGAAAATCCAAGTGCCAAGTGCAGGACATGCCACAGAGATCCCCTGCCAAATACAATCTGTTACTATTGCTCTTGGTTGCTTAGCAGAGCAAACTgttaagaccctattgctgaagttactgcacattttttttttttttttttttttttttttttgccacagggcacagagaaatcaagctggaactgaaaGATGGATACCTACTGGCTAGCCTTCATCATGCCAGAAGCAGTTATGTAGGCTGAAAGGGAAGAAATATGAGCAGTCTTACCTAAGTATATGTCTGGTGAACTATAATAATGACCTACCAGGCAACATGTACCTTAATAATAAAATAGTGGAATAAATATTGCAGGGCTGAACAACCCATTTCTGACTGCATTAGAGGCCATTTCCACAGGAGGAAACTCattccagcccccccccccaccttctctcttacttctcagtatttttaataacaaaataaaatatagtaagataaaagaACTCTAAGAGAAggtacaagaatcagagacccacctgtcagaccctcaggagtcccataaaacactaaactgaaagctataatgtatatatatgcagagaCCTTGGTGCAGACTGGCTCAGACCCTATGCTcgttgcttcagtttctgtgaactCCTATGAGCTTTGCTTaattgattcagagggccttgttctccttactccctccatcctctggcttctacactcTTCCTGCGAGCTCTGAGGGAGAGGGACTGATGGAGATATCTCATTTAGATGCTCTCCACATAATATCTTGCTGTGGATCTCTCTCTATTTGTGCCCATGTGCTGTGGGAAGAGGCCTATCTGATGATGGCTACataaggcaccaatctatgaatatagcagaatatcattttatcaatagtttttttttttttttttagaccagtagtatttgattttaccctaggtctctgggatatctagtctctggttcttggtcacccaataTTGAATATAGATTCCATGTCATGGAAAAGATTTTAAATCAAACAGCATTGGTTATTCCTATAAGCTTTGTGCTACCATTGCTctagcatattttgcagacaAGACAGATTGTAGATCAAATGGTTTGTGGCAGGTTggtatttacatttctcttttggtagcctgcaaAGTACTTTTtcataccaaagacactagaTGTAGTGAGAGTTCTATCTAGGCACCAGCTCTACctcttcatgttcaatgagttgtatggATGGTGTTTTAAGCAaggggccttgctgtcagttttcaTACAACAGcctattgtcttggcaacatcctgggattttttaaaaaagatttatttatttattttatgtatatgagtacactgtagctatataggtggctgtgagccttcatgtggttattgggtattgaatttaggatctctgatcactctggtcaaccccgctcgctctggcccaaagattttatttattattttaaataggtacactgtagctgtcttcagacaccccagaagaaggcgtcagatttCATTGTGACTCACATTGTGAGTaacctgtggttgctgggatttgaactcaggactttcagaagagcagtcagtgctcttatgcgctgagccatctcaccagccccatcctGGGATTTCTATGGgatccctttggccaacaactcaattggatgTGTCCTTATACTGGAAGCATTGTTTGCTGACAAGAGATGCATACCTAGTTCTTCAAACCCAGTTTAAAAGCCCGTGGCTGGTGAGGCCATAggtcctgggggagggggacgtACTACTATATTTACATGGTCACCTCGTCAAACCATCTTGTAAGCACTCACAACCAGAGATTAATGTTCTACACACTCTTCATCAGAGATGGTAGAAACCCATACCTGACCAAGTGCCATGAATAAGTAAAGGTAGAGTGTTGATTCCTAAATGGGTCCTTCCCTTCCAGGACCAGAGAATAGTGCAGAAGAGGGGGTAGAATAAGGACAAAGGATTAAAAAAGTGGAGCAAAAACATGTAAAAACTTGCTGAGCATAGTGGaatatgcctttagtcccagcacaggaggcagaggtaggcagaactctgagttagcagacagcctggtttacatagctaGTTCTAGACATCTAGGGCTACATGACAATGAAAAAAAtgatgtgtgttgtgtatgctaAGAACTCACTGCACCTATGGTAACCTGTACCAGATTGGGCCAATTCAATCATGAATAGGGGAAAGAAATGTGAATCTCCACATATCCAGTAGGGAGCTATgctgtggtaaatctccaacccaaatatgcccggCAATGAAACCAGAACTCAGTTAacatgaatacatgctgtgtgcctagattgggcagacctgccactacactaccatcttccacatctatgagaccccttagaacttgcggtttctctaggccatgtttcttctgctccgcttttcttcttcttcctcctcctctgcatcctctccctcttccattttctcccctctctacctttccttttatctgcccaatcatcagctctcctttattttacaaattaaggtgggaagcaggtttacaggaggGCTATCTATCACAACAGAGCTATTGACAGTTCTGGTTGTTGGAGAGAAACAGTCATCTTTCCAGTGGTAGAGGCTCAGACAATTTGCTCTCCAGAAGATCATTTCTAATCTATGCTTGAGCAAGAAACTTGAGTTGGACTAAACTGGGGCACACATAAGACATGGGAAAAAAAGGTGACTTGTTAAGGATCTCAGCTAGAGAGGGTGGGAGATGAAAAGGaatatgagagagaaaaggaattaaTTATGTAAGTGTTTAAAACTGTCAGAAAAATTAAGAGCAAGAAGGGACTGGAGacgtggctcagcagttaagatttcTTGCTAGTGTTCAGAGTGgactttagttcccagcacctatttCAGCTGTTTGACAACAatctataactccaactccaaggaTCTGAGAAttgtggcctccacaggcacccatATGAAGGTCAGTTTAAACATATACACTCACcaataacaattttttaaattatgccccccccccaaaaaaaaaaacaaccctgcaaaacacacagccaaacattggctTGTGCATTTTAGTCCTGGCCATTGAAaatcagaggcaggtgaatctgtgtgtttgaggccaggctgtACATAGtacctggacagccagagctacactgtgagacccttaaacaaacaaacaaaccaaggaagcaaacaaaaataaaaccaaaccaaaccaaagcaaaccaacccccctgtaaaacacacatacaaaaatctcATATGAGGTGGTAGTGTAAGTTTTAATTCCAACtctttggaggcaaaggcaggaactatgtaagctctaggccagccaagcATACATAGTAATATCCTAtctacaaacaaaaaagaaacaaaacacctatTAGAACGCATACActaaaaagcacaaaatataaaatctataCAAATGCCAGAAACATTCCATTTTTCACATAAATGTAAGGAAATAGCAAAgggattaatattttttaaaaatgacatgtaAGAGCAAGAAAGCACTTTTAAGCAGCTTACAGTTTCACTTTCAAATGAAGCACATTTGccaacaaatacattttattacaaaTGTATCTCCGTTCAATGACTCCAACAGCTCTACAGTAAGGTAGAAAAAGCACTGCCTCACTTCATTAAACAACACCCACCGAACTGTAATTAATTAATCAAGCTTACATCACCTCAATGCAAATGTTTCTTTATATGGATGTGGTTGGATTGCTAGAGACAGTGTCGTGTTAGATTCAGCAGTTCAAGAACCAGGAAATATAGGCAGGCAAAATCATGACATTATTCACCAAGTCTTGtatcagaaatataaaaaaaaaaataatgcaaactAAAGATCTCATGTAAGAATCAGACAATGATAAAAATGATCATAATTTTACTGTACTCCAGGTTATTTCCAGAAATATCCTGTGCAAATAAATTTGTTGTCTCCACATTTATTATTCTTACAAGATTAGACTACATGATACTTCAGacttttttgaaaaaacaaaacaaaacaacccacgtTTCTCCTATTTGCTttgtatacataatttttaaaaaagacttatttatatgtatatgcatcacATGTGTTCTAtacctatagaggccagaagagggcatcacagtTCTTGGATTTGGAATTGCAGATGCTTGTAAGCCACACAATGTTGATGCTGAGAGACAAACTCAGGTCCCCCGGCAGAGCAGCATGGGCTCTGAACAGCTGAACCGTCTctatagctttttcttttcttcttgcaaAGAAAATTCTACTTGCTTGTAACTGGCTCATCCCAAACTTCCCATGGGGTGTTCAAATCCACTATATCCATTATAATTCTCTACTCTTTACCATCCCCATCTTGCCCAGTGCTAGAATAAAAGGCACATCCTATCATGCCCAGTGCCATAGGATTTTATCCTATATATGCTTGCGTATCAGGGATACAACTACACTTTTGAAAATTTCAATTGTTctccatatgtatatacactttaAATAATGGGTCTTTGTGAGCTGTTCTCACATTTCTTTCATGCATATAAGTTGTGCACAGACAAGGCCACCAGATACACTGCTGTAAAATTCTCagttcttttctggtgtgtgtaaAGGAATGTGGAACACATAAAAGCTTCTCGATTCTTACAtgtgtaaggtttctctccaatgaattctttcatgtttcaCAAGGTAGCTACAATCACTGAATGCTTTCCCACATTTTTTACACACGTAGGGTTTCTCCCCAGTGTGAATTCGTTCATGACGGTAACGGGCGCTCTGATGTGTAAAGGCTTTTCCACAATGCTTACAtatataaggtttctctccagtgtgagttcTTTCATGGTTCCGAAGGTATGTGGAACACCTAAATGCTTTTTCACAATATTTACAtgcatagggtttctctccagtatgagttCTTTCATGATTGTGACACGCCTTCCGTTGAATGAAGGCTTTCCCACAATGCTTGCATGGATACggtttctccccagtgtggaTCTTTTCATGGCTGATAAGATGACTGGAATGAATGAATGCCTTGCCACACTTTTTACAAACGTacggtttctctccagtatgaattctttcatgactATACCGGGTACTGGAATGGGTGAAGGCTTTTCCACAATGCTTACAtgtgtaaggtttctctccagtgtgagtcCTTTCATGGTTGCGAAGGCATGTGGACCATGTAAATGCTTTCCCACACTGCTTACAcacatagggcttctctccagtatgagttCTTTCATGATTGTAGCAAGCATCACGTTGGATGAAGGATTTGCCACACTGCTTACATgcgtaaggtttctctccagtgtgaattcttcCGTGATTGCGAAGGGATGTAGAACAAGTAAATGCTTTCCCACATTGCTTACAGACATAGGGTTTCTCTTCAGTGTGAATGACTTCGTGTCTGTAGCAGGCACTGTGATgactgaaggctttcccacaatGCTTACAtgtataaggtttctctccagtgtgaattctttcATGGACAAGAAGGTGTGAGGAACGaacaaaggctttgccacactgCTTACACACATAAGGTGTATCTCCActgtgaattctttcatgtttctgGAGGTATGAATAGTGTCTAAATGCTTTTCCACACTGATTACACACATAACATTCCTCTCccgtatgaattctttcatggtAGACAAGTTGGCTGAAATGAACAAAGGCTTCCCCACATTGCTTACACATAAATGGTTTCACTCTAGTGTGGAGTTGTTCATACATCTGAAAATAAGCAtatctctggatggctttttcaAACGGATTATATGTACCTTCACTGTCAATTCTCTCATAATTTTGATCAGAAGTGAGAATCCTATAGGCTTCACTAGGCTGTTTCTTTTGATAAACTATCTCTCTAGGACCTTCTAGTATGTGAGAGGGCTCAGAAGTGACATCTGCATAACGTTTCTCATACTGAAAAGCTACATGCACATGTTCCTTATTCTCAGATGGTTCCGCTCCAGTTTCATCTGTGAGATGCACACGCGAAGGGGAGTGAGCACGGATGCCTCTTGCACACACATTGCTTTCATACACTGCTGTTGCAGAAGGCATGCCCTTGTTAACAACATATTCTGGAATTCGGCGATGGGCTTCTCCATACTGAAAACTATTTTCATATTTACAATCTCTCCCAATCATCTGAGTTCtgcaaaaaatgaaaagagcatAACTAATATTTTATGATTAGCTAAGAGAAGTACCAGGGGCTAGGAGCTGTGGCTCACTTCCGTTAACTCCTGTTAATAAAGTATTTAGGAGGCAGCAGTAGAGTGACACCAGCTTTGAGGCCCACATAGAAAGAGTCTGTACTAAGTGTAGTGTTTACTCTtataaggatttttttccccaggagTTTGGACCTTTGTGGGCTCCTCATGCTCCACTGCAATACATGCACCAATTCCTATAGAGGTAATGCTAATGAGATGCCATGGGCTATgtaaaactaactaactaactgagaaagaaagaaagagagagagagagagagagagagagagagagagagagagagagagagagaaggaaagaaaNNNNNNNNNNNNNNNNNNNNNNNNNNNNNNNNNNNNNNNNNNNNNNNNNNNNNNNNNNNNNNNNNNNNNNNNNNNNNNNNNNNNNNNNNNNNNNNNNNNNNNNNNNNNNNNNNNNNNNNNNNNNNNNNNNNNNNNNNNNNNNNNNNNNNNNNNNNNNNNNNNNNNNNNNNNNNNNNNNNNNNNNNNNNNNNNNNNNNNNNNNNNNNNNNNNNNNNNNNNNNNNNNNNNNNNNNNNNNNNNNNNNNNNNNNNNNNNNNNNNNNNNNNNNNNNNNNNNNNNNNNNNNNNNNNNNNNNNNNNNNNNNNNNNNNNNNNNNNNNNNNNNNNNNNNNNNNNNNNNNNNNNNNNNNNNNNNNNNNNNNNNNNNNNNNNNNNNNNNNNNNNNNNNNNNNNNNNNNNNNNNNNNNNNNNNNNNNNNNNNNNNNNagagagagagagagagagagagaaggaaagaaaggaaggaaggaagaaagaaagaaagaaagaaagaaagaaagaaagaaagaaagaaagaaaccttcttaaaaaaaaaaaaaagacaaaaaagtgcTGGAAGAGGGATGTGAGGAAGGATGCCAGAGGAGTTGGTGAGGAAGGAGGATAGATCTATGATTAGatacattgcatacatgtatgaaattatcaaagaataagtTTTTTAGAAATGTCTACACCAGTTAACAATGGGGACTATGACTTATATAAAGGATGTGGATCAAGCATGATGCAATTGAAATATCTGAATATAGTTCATGAGATTTATTGAAGCTAGATCCAAA
Proteins encoded in this region:
- the LOC110284022 gene encoding LOW QUALITY PROTEIN: zinc finger protein 883-like (The sequence of the model RefSeq protein was modified relative to this genomic sequence to represent the inferred CDS: inserted 2 bases in 1 codon), which translates into the protein MHLKEEMEPVTFEDVAVNFSLGEWALLDSSQKKLYRDVMTETFMNLISIGKTEENIEEDYANGRSLRTQMIGRDCKYENSFQYGEAHRRIPEYVVNKGMPSATAVYESNVCARGIRAHSPSRVHLTDETGAEPSENKEHVHVAFQYEKRYADVTSEPSHILEGPREIVYQKKQPSEAYRILTSDQNYERIDSEGTYNPFEKAIQRYAYFQMYEQLHTRVKPFMCKQCGEAFVHFSQLVYHERIHTGEECYVCNQCGKAFRHYSYLQKHERIHSGDTPYVCKQCGKAFVRSSHLLVHERIHTGEKPYTCKHCGKAFSHHSACYRHEVIHTEEKPYVCKQCGKAFTCSTSLRNHGRIHTGEKPYACKQCGKSFIQRDACYNHERTHTGEKPYVCKQCGKAFTWSTCLRNHERTHTGEKPYTCKHCGKAFTHSSTRYSHERIHTGEKPYVCKKCGKAFIHSSHLISHEKIHTGEKPYPCKHCGKAFIQRKACHNHERTHTGEKPYACKYCEKAFRCSTYLRNHERTHTGEKPYICKHCGKAFTHQSARYRHERIHTGEKPYVCKKCGKAFSDCSYLVKHERIHXGEKPYTCKNREAFMCSTFLYTHQKRTENFTAVYLVALSVHNLYA